The Drosophila mauritiana strain mau12 chromosome 2R, ASM438214v1, whole genome shotgun sequence genome has a segment encoding these proteins:
- the LOC117136842 gene encoding leucine-rich repeat-containing protein 34, with the protein MCDVILPCEYNPRECPRPATKKSRLFTILLLYCWQREYDKRPYRQFQFKRLTFEQRIGRRYHCIRDFRIIVNYLLRRPQLSVQISSLVVSNWDAGLLKDFVRSLLPVWYIELKLMRFPREFFVMLRLNASKMNVSQLSLEGTPLSDEDVRILREFLLVSKTLRRLNVSSCNLTQFNFAVIADGVYKSPGVRRLSANRLLGMSLSLDTEKISSVLSSLLMQNTLWALSLEHCELTAQDMIPIAEHLARTNSKFRRLRIACNKIGPDGAFFLLRGMSMGGNLELLDLSYCSIGTHGGEWVAKYLASCRRLQILHLKYNDMGPTAVNLILLTMKKQCKLERLTLYGNHFDSRTAMIVRRLLDAEVVLHSELDISYTYDEALQDYRVVPWR; encoded by the exons ATGTGCGACGTGATCCTCCCATGCGAGTACAATCCGAGGGAATGTCCGAGACCTGCAACGAAGAAGAGCCGCCTCTTCACTATCCTGCTCCTCTACTGTTGGCAGCGGGAGTACGACAAGAGACCCTACCGCCAGTTCCAGTTCAAGAGACTCACGTTCGAGCAGCGGATCGGTCGGAGGTACCACTGCATCCGCGACTTCCGGATCATCGTTAACTATCTGCTGCGGCGTCCCCAGTTGTCTGTCCAAATTTCCAGCTTGGTTGTCAGCAACTGGGATGCGGGTTTGCTCAAGGACTTTGTCCGCTCGCTGCTCCCCGTGTGGTACATCGAGCTGAAACTGATGCGGTTTCCTCGCGAGTTCTTCGTGATGCTGCGTCTCAATGCGAGCAAGATGAATGTCAGCCAGCTGAGCTTGGAAG GAACACCCCTCTCCGATGAAGACGTGCGCATCCTGCGAGAGTTCCTGCTGGTAAGCAAGACTCTGCGCAGGCTCAACGTGTCCAGCTGCAACCTGACACAGTTCAACTTCGCTGTGATCGCGGACGGAGTGTATAAGTCGCCTGGAGTGCGACGCTTGAGCGCCAACAGGCTGCTGGGGATGAGCCTCAGCCTGGACACGGAGAAAATTTCATCCGTGCTGAGCTCGCTGCTGATGCAGAATACACTCTGGGCTCTTTCGCTGGAGCACTGTGAACTGACCGCCCAGGACATGATTCCCATTGCCGAGCACCTAGCCCGGACCAACTCGAAATTCCGGCGCCTGCGAATCGCCTGCAACAAGATCGGTCCGGATGGCGCCTTCTTCCTGCTGCGTGGAATGTCCATGGGTGGCAATCTGGAGTTGCTGGATCTGAGCTACTGCTCGATTGGCACACACGGCGGCGAGTGGGTGGCCAAGTACCTGGCCTCGTGCCGCAGGCTGCAGATCCTGCACTTGAAATACAACGACATGGGCCCGACGGCAGTGAATCTCATCCTTCTAACCATGAAGAAGCAGTGCAAGCTGGAAAGACTAACCTTGTATGGCAACCACTTTGACTCGCGTACCGCGATGATAGTGCGTCGCTTGCTGGATGCCGAAGTAGTGCTCCACTCCGAGCTGGACATCAGTTACACCTACGACGAGGCACTGCAGGATTACAGGGTGGTGCCTTGGCGTTAG